The genome window GAACAATAACCAATTAGCTTTGACCCATATGTCATTAGAGCGTAAAACCAGCGAACGAAAATCTATTGAGTGGTTAACATTACAGCTTAATCAATCAGCAACACAGTTTATTCCCATTTGGCAGGGCGAGTATTTCTTTGCTGATAACGAGTTATTGCAGTTAACGACAGCGCAGTTAGATTACCCGATTGAGCTGCTTATTGGTTGTTGCTATTTACTTGGCATTGATGATCTCAACGACTCAGCGGTATTACTGTTGGATTTATCGTTAGTCTTAGATGAGCAGGCTCAAGCACTCGCGTTGTTGGCTGCACATTTTCAGCTAGCAGAAGATACCATTAAACATACAGGTTTTCGCTGGCAAGTGCCGCTATTAGATAAAGCGCTTGCGGCAAACTTAGCTTATGGTCGGTCATTAGCGTTATGGCATCAAAGTGCCCGCTATTGCGGCTATTGTGGCGGTGAAACCCATAGCATTGAAGCGGGACACTGCCGTGAATGCCATCAATGCCAACACCAGTTTTTCCCTCGTACCGATCCTGTGGTGATTATGCTTGTTGAATATCAGGCATCTGATCAGCCTAATCGTTGCTTACTGGCGGGG of Thalassotalea insulae contains these proteins:
- the nudC gene encoding NAD(+) diphosphatase, with the protein product MNNNQLALTHMSLERKTSERKSIEWLTLQLNQSATQFIPIWQGEYFFADNELLQLTTAQLDYPIELLIGCCYLLGIDDLNDSAVLLLDLSLVLDEQAQALALLAAHFQLAEDTIKHTGFRWQVPLLDKALAANLAYGRSLALWHQSARYCGYCGGETHSIEAGHCRECHQCQHQFFPRTDPVVIMLVEYQASDQPNRCLLAGHHRTPGNLVSTLAGFVDPGESLEQAVRREVFEEAGIQVGDVEYIASQPWPFPHSIMIGFFAKAITKDICIDAEEISHAQWFDAKQVAQFSDWGDDDDNIQIPKKESIARHLIELWLSKNKEM